The following proteins are co-located in the Frigidibacter mobilis genome:
- the ihfA gene encoding integration host factor subunit alpha has translation MGEKTLTRMDLSEAVFREVGLSRNESAQLVESVLQHMSDALARGEQVKISSFGTFSVRDKAARIGRNPKTGDEVPISPRRVLTFRPSHLMKDRVAAGNRS, from the coding sequence ATGGGTGAGAAGACACTGACGCGCATGGATCTGAGCGAGGCCGTGTTCCGCGAGGTGGGCCTGTCGCGCAACGAATCCGCGCAACTGGTGGAATCGGTACTGCAGCACATGTCCGATGCGCTGGCGCGGGGCGAGCAGGTCAAGATCTCGTCTTTCGGCACGTTCTCGGTGCGTGACAAGGCCGCCCGCATCGGCCGCAATCCCAAGACCGGGGATGAAGTGCCGATCAGCCCGCGCCGCGTGCTGACCTTCCGGCCATCGCATCTGATGAAGGATCGCGTGGCGGCGGGCAACCGTAGCTGA
- a CDS encoding MerR family transcriptional regulator, with product MGGAETDRSGAGKSDTAFRTISEVAALLETPPHVLRFWESRFPQVSPVKRAGGRRYYRPADVALLAGIRKLLHDDGLTIRGVQKMLRAHGARAVTEPAAPEESAGPDTGGPAAAPDLPPQDHAEAEAPQPAGDSTPEALPTAEDVTKATPPAAAPLAADPEQPARPRVLVRRRTGSDAPGLFSLMDAPEQPRSAAPEPEPEPDATTAQAPTEAAERPLAALLRAADPALLAPRAKALAALQARLEAIRARRDCAGRGR from the coding sequence ATGGGCGGCGCTGAGACCGACAGGTCCGGAGCCGGAAAATCCGACACGGCGTTCCGCACGATCAGCGAAGTCGCGGCGCTGCTCGAGACGCCACCCCATGTGCTGCGCTTCTGGGAAAGCCGCTTCCCGCAGGTCAGCCCGGTCAAGCGCGCGGGCGGGCGCCGCTATTACCGCCCCGCCGACGTGGCGCTGCTGGCCGGCATCCGCAAGCTGCTGCATGATGACGGGCTGACGATCCGCGGCGTGCAGAAGATGCTGCGCGCCCACGGCGCAAGGGCGGTGACAGAGCCGGCGGCGCCCGAGGAGAGCGCAGGGCCGGACACTGGCGGGCCTGCTGCCGCACCGGACCTGCCCCCGCAGGACCATGCCGAGGCAGAGGCCCCGCAGCCCGCCGGGGACAGCACGCCCGAGGCGCTGCCAACGGCCGAGGATGTTACCAAAGCCACACCACCAGCCGCCGCCCCCCTCGCCGCCGACCCCGAGCAGCCCGCCCGCCCCCGTGTGCTGGTGCGGCGCCGGACCGGCTCCGATGCGCCGGGGCTGTTCTCGCTGATGGATGCACCCGAGCAGCCACGCTCCGCCGCTCCCGAACCCGAACCCGAACCCGATGCGACCACGGCGCAGGCCCCGACCGAGGCCGCAGAGCGCCCCCTGGCCGCCCTCTTGCGCGCCGCCGACCCTGCCCTGCTGGCCCCGCGGGCCAAGGCGCTGGCCGCGCTGCAGGCCCGGCTGGAGGCGATCCGCGCCCGGCGCGATTGCGCGGGCCGGGGTCGCTGA
- a CDS encoding 2'-deoxycytidine 5'-triphosphate deaminase — protein sequence MTATGVLPDTALQALIEQGAITADPAVIPAQLQPASLDLRLGRTAYRVRASFLAGRDRPVAERIAEFEMHRMDLTEGAVLEKGCVYVVPLMERLALPAGITAVANAKSSTGRLDLLTRVITDGGVEFDRIPAGYAGPLYAEICPRSFSVLVRPGMRLNQIRFRAGQSVLTDAELRALHAVDPLVSGTALISEGLGFSVDLRPEGTDLVGYRAKPHTGVIDLDRIGHYTPRDFWEEVRTGDGSIILDPGAFYILVSREAVTIPPAYAAEMAPYLAMVGEFRVHYAGFFDPGFGHAAAGGVGSRGVLEVRCHEAPFVLEHGQVVGRLVYERMASVPNRLYGADLASNYQGQGLKLSKHFRPA from the coding sequence ATGACGGCAACCGGAGTGCTTCCCGATACCGCCTTGCAGGCGCTGATCGAGCAGGGCGCCATCACGGCAGACCCGGCGGTGATCCCGGCGCAGTTGCAACCCGCCAGCCTCGATCTGCGCCTTGGCCGCACCGCCTACCGCGTCCGCGCCTCGTTCCTGGCCGGCAGGGACCGCCCGGTGGCCGAGCGCATCGCCGAGTTCGAGATGCACCGCATGGACCTGACCGAGGGTGCCGTGCTGGAAAAGGGCTGCGTCTACGTGGTGCCGCTGATGGAGCGGCTGGCCCTGCCCGCGGGCATCACCGCCGTCGCCAATGCCAAGAGCTCTACCGGCCGCCTCGACCTTCTGACCCGCGTCATCACCGATGGCGGGGTGGAGTTCGACCGGATTCCCGCAGGCTATGCCGGCCCGCTCTATGCCGAGATCTGCCCGCGCTCCTTCTCGGTGCTGGTGCGGCCCGGAATGCGTCTGAACCAGATCCGCTTTCGCGCCGGCCAGTCGGTGCTGACCGATGCCGAGCTGCGCGCCCTGCACGCGGTGGACCCGCTGGTCAGCGGCACGGCGCTGATATCGGAGGGCCTCGGCTTTTCGGTCGATCTGCGGCCCGAGGGCACCGACCTTGTCGGCTACCGCGCCAAGCCGCATACCGGGGTGATCGACCTTGACCGCATCGGCCATTACACCCCCCGCGACTTCTGGGAAGAGGTGCGCACCGGCGATGGCAGCATCATCCTCGATCCCGGCGCCTTCTACATCCTCGTCAGCCGCGAGGCGGTGACGATCCCTCCCGCCTATGCTGCCGAGATGGCACCCTATCTGGCGATGGTGGGCGAGTTCCGCGTGCATTACGCCGGCTTCTTCGACCCCGGCTTCGGCCATGCCGCCGCGGGTGGCGTCGGCAGCCGCGGCGTGCTGGAAGTGCGCTGCCACGAGGCGCCCTTCGTGCTGGAACACGGGCAGGTCGTCGGGCGGCTGGTCTATGAGCGCATGGCCTCGGTGCCAAACCGGCTCTATGGCGCCGACCTTGCCTCGAACTATCAGGGCCAGGGGCTGAAGCTGTCCAAGCACTTCCGCCCTGCCTGA
- a CDS encoding ASKHA domain-containing protein gives MTEATEALVIFTPSGKRGRFAPGTTVLAAARQLGVDLDSVCGGRGICSKCQITPGTGAFPKHGLTVAADALSGWNAVEERYKQKRGLAEGRRLGCQARIQGDVVIDVPPESQLHRQVIRKSASDRVMVMDPATRSYFVEVAEPSMDEPTGDFQRLCTALEQQWQVSGLAPDLHILRKLQPVLRKGEWKVTVAVNRGADGSVRIVDLWPGFREAPLCGLAIDLGSTTIAAHLCDLSDGRVLASSGVMNPQIRFGEDLMSRVSYAMMNPGGDVEMTRVVREAMNALAASLASEAGLTGADIVEAVVVCNPVMHHLLLGIDPVELGQAPFALASSGSLTLDAANLGLAALNPGARVYLLPLIAGHVGADAAAVALAEAPETSDDLVLIVDVGTNAEILLGDRRQVLACSSPTGPAFEGAQISAGQRAAPGAIERVEIDPLTKEPRFRVIGSDLWSTDPGFPEATAQTGITGICGSGIIEAVAEMRMAGIVDGSGLIGSAEQTGTDRCEPTGRTHAYLLHDASATGGPRISVTQGDIRAIQLAKSALYAGARLLMDEIGVDKVDRIVLAGAFGAHISPRHAMVLGMIPDAPLDKVSSAGNAAGTGARIALCSLAARAAIEATVQRIHKVETAIEPRFQEHFVAANAIPHATAPFPELAAVVTLPDVSFNSGGAGGEGNGRRRRRG, from the coding sequence ATGACCGAGGCGACAGAGGCGCTTGTGATCTTCACCCCCTCGGGCAAGCGCGGGCGCTTTGCCCCCGGCACCACGGTGCTCGCCGCGGCCCGGCAGTTGGGGGTGGACCTCGATTCGGTCTGCGGCGGGCGCGGCATCTGCTCCAAATGCCAGATCACCCCCGGCACCGGCGCCTTCCCCAAGCACGGGCTGACCGTCGCGGCGGATGCGCTGAGCGGCTGGAACGCGGTGGAAGAGCGCTACAAGCAGAAGCGCGGGCTGGCCGAGGGCCGCCGCCTGGGCTGTCAGGCGCGGATCCAGGGCGATGTGGTCATCGACGTGCCGCCCGAAAGCCAGCTGCACCGGCAGGTGATCCGCAAATCCGCCTCGGACCGGGTGATGGTGATGGACCCGGCCACCCGCAGCTATTTCGTCGAGGTGGCAGAGCCGAGCATGGACGAGCCGACGGGCGACTTCCAGCGGCTCTGCACCGCGCTGGAGCAGCAATGGCAGGTCAGCGGCCTCGCCCCCGACCTGCATATCCTGCGCAAGCTGCAACCCGTGCTGCGCAAGGGCGAGTGGAAGGTCACGGTCGCGGTGAACCGCGGCGCCGATGGGTCCGTGCGCATCGTCGACCTCTGGCCCGGCTTCCGCGAGGCGCCGCTTTGCGGACTGGCGATTGATCTGGGATCGACCACCATCGCCGCGCATCTGTGCGACCTGTCGGACGGGCGGGTGCTGGCCTCCTCGGGCGTGATGAACCCGCAGATCCGCTTTGGCGAGGATCTGATGAGCCGCGTCAGCTATGCGATGATGAATCCCGGCGGCGATGTAGAGATGACCCGCGTCGTGCGCGAGGCGATGAACGCTCTGGCGGCTTCGCTGGCCAGCGAAGCGGGCCTGACCGGCGCCGATATCGTCGAGGCGGTCGTGGTCTGCAATCCGGTGATGCACCACCTGCTGCTGGGAATCGACCCGGTGGAGCTGGGACAGGCGCCCTTCGCGCTGGCCTCCTCGGGCAGCCTGACGCTGGATGCCGCCAATCTGGGGCTGGCCGCGCTGAACCCCGGCGCGCGGGTCTACCTGCTGCCGCTGATCGCGGGCCATGTCGGCGCCGATGCGGCAGCGGTGGCCCTGGCCGAGGCACCCGAGACCTCGGACGATCTGGTGCTCATCGTCGATGTCGGCACCAATGCGGAAATCCTTCTGGGCGACCGGCGGCAGGTTCTGGCCTGTTCCTCACCCACCGGCCCGGCCTTCGAGGGCGCGCAGATCAGCGCCGGCCAGCGCGCCGCCCCCGGCGCCATCGAGCGCGTGGAGATCGACCCGCTGACCAAGGAGCCGCGCTTCCGGGTGATCGGCTCGGACCTGTGGTCCACCGATCCGGGTTTCCCTGAGGCGACGGCGCAGACCGGCATCACCGGCATCTGCGGATCGGGGATCATCGAGGCGGTGGCCGAAATGCGGATGGCCGGGATCGTCGATGGCTCGGGCCTGATCGGATCGGCCGAGCAGACCGGCACGGATCGTTGCGAGCCGACAGGGCGCACCCATGCCTATCTGCTGCACGATGCCAGCGCCACCGGCGGCCCGCGCATCAGCGTGACCCAAGGCGACATCCGCGCCATCCAGCTGGCGAAATCCGCGCTCTATGCCGGGGCGCGGCTGCTGATGGACGAAATCGGCGTGGACAAGGTGGACCGCATCGTGCTGGCCGGGGCCTTTGGCGCGCATATCAGCCCCAGGCATGCGATGGTGCTGGGGATGATCCCCGATGCCCCGCTGGACAAGGTCAGCTCTGCCGGAAATGCAGCAGGCACCGGCGCGCGCATCGCGCTGTGCTCGCTCGCCGCCCGTGCCGCCATCGAGGCCACCGTGCAGCGCATCCACAAGGTCGAGACCGCCATTGAGCCGCGGTTCCAGGAGCATTTCGTCGCCGCCAACGCCATCCCGCACGCGACTGCCCCCTTCCCGGAACTGGCGGCCGTCGTCACCCTGCCCGATGTCAGCTTCAACAGCGGCGGGGCGGGCGGCGAGGGCAACGGGCGCCGGCGGCGGCGCGGCTGA
- a CDS encoding RidA family protein, producing MSDITRLESGPRMSQAVIYNGLVYLAGQVGNPGESVTEQTRTILSEIDRLLAAAGSDKTRILTAQIWLDDISTFAEMNAVWDDWVPAGAAPARATGESKLATPEYKVEIIVVAALG from the coding sequence ATGTCCGACATTACCCGCCTCGAATCCGGCCCGCGCATGAGCCAGGCCGTGATCTATAATGGCCTTGTCTATCTGGCTGGCCAGGTCGGCAACCCGGGCGAGAGCGTCACCGAGCAGACGCGCACCATCCTGTCCGAGATCGACCGCCTGCTGGCCGCCGCCGGGTCGGACAAGACCCGCATCCTGACGGCGCAGATCTGGCTGGACGATATCTCCACCTTTGCCGAGATGAATGCCGTCTGGGACGACTGGGTCCCCGCCGGCGCCGCCCCGGCCCGCGCCACCGGCGAATCGAAGCTGGCCACGCCCGAGTACAAGGTCGAGATCATCGTCGTCGCCGCGCTGGGCTGA
- a CDS encoding TIGR00645 family protein, with translation MERWIERGLFASRWLMAPMYLGLVGALLILLYAFLMELVHFAASIPGMTVDDAVLGALALIDLSLAANLLLIVIFSGYENFVSRMDLTGHEDRPDWQGEVDFSTLKLKLVASIVAISGIHLLKVFMDVAAYTDAKIRWMVIIHLVFVISGVLLALMDWIAMKGKVMKTAAKSAKAADYAR, from the coding sequence ATGGAACGATGGATCGAACGCGGACTGTTTGCCAGCCGCTGGCTGATGGCACCGATGTATCTGGGGTTGGTCGGCGCGCTGCTGATCCTGCTCTATGCCTTCCTGATGGAGCTGGTGCATTTCGCCGCCTCGATCCCGGGGATGACGGTCGATGACGCGGTCCTGGGCGCGCTGGCGCTGATCGACCTCAGCCTTGCGGCGAACCTGCTGCTGATCGTGATCTTCTCGGGCTACGAGAATTTCGTCAGCCGCATGGACCTGACCGGGCATGAGGACCGGCCCGACTGGCAGGGCGAAGTCGATTTCTCGACCCTGAAGCTCAAGCTCGTCGCCTCGATCGTCGCCATTTCCGGGATACATCTGCTGAAGGTATTCATGGATGTCGCCGCCTATACCGACGCCAAGATCCGCTGGATGGTCATCATCCATCTGGTCTTCGTGATCTCGGGGGTGCTGCTGGCGCTGATGGACTGGATCGCCATGAAGGGCAAGGTGATGAAGACTGCGGCGAAATCGGCAAAGGCTGCCGACTACGCCCGATAG
- a CDS encoding NUDIX hydrolase, translating into MTSTKRYPMHHAPARPIAAVIAVVLRGLDVLLVRRINPPDAGLWGFPGGKIDPGETLADAALRELYEETGVRASACAVLDALDVLDRDASGVLRHHFILVAVACHWLGGEPLAADDASDAGWFSVMALDPDDPGFSSDVVALARRAAGLA; encoded by the coding sequence ATGACAAGCACCAAGCGCTACCCGATGCACCATGCCCCCGCTCGTCCCATCGCGGCAGTGATCGCGGTCGTCTTGCGCGGGCTCGATGTGCTTCTGGTCCGCCGCATCAACCCTCCCGATGCCGGGCTCTGGGGTTTTCCTGGCGGCAAGATCGACCCTGGCGAGACGCTGGCCGATGCCGCCCTGCGCGAATTGTACGAAGAGACGGGGGTGAGGGCCTCTGCCTGCGCAGTACTGGACGCGCTGGATGTGCTGGACAGGGACGCAAGCGGGGTGCTGCGCCATCACTTCATCCTTGTCGCGGTCGCCTGCCACTGGCTGGGCGGCGAGCCCTTGGCAGCCGATGACGCCAGCGATGCCGGCTGGTTCAGTGTCATGGCCCTCGACCCGGACGATCCTGGCTTCAGCAGCGATGTCGTCGCCCTCGCCCGCCGTGCCGCCGGGCTCGCCTGA